One stretch of Lacimicrobium alkaliphilum DNA includes these proteins:
- a CDS encoding GNAT family N-acetyltransferase yields MELQFVFVDAIGQIDRQQWNHLAAGAGPFLDYDFLQSLEQTDCVGQHSGWQPCHLVVYNSGAFIAAMPLYQKIHSYGEYVFDFAWAEAYQRHGLQYYPKLISAIPFTPVTGPRLLCDPALTSQLWPAVTEQLKQYCLQQGLSSVHLLFTDAQTSNTLTEQQLLSRTSVQFHWFNRGYGSFEDFVATFNSRKRKNLNKERARLTQAGVTCRRLNGAQISEQDMHDFYLCYRQTYLKRSGHSGYLTPEFFNLLREKMADNLLLVQAVRGDKLLASALLLFDEHHLYGRYWGALEEVDGLHFEVCYYQGIEFCIQNNLKQFNPGTQGEHKIQRGFEPVYCYSAHWLAQPEFHQAVAEFLQHEAAHIRHYKTQAATLLPFRKQAE; encoded by the coding sequence ATGGAATTGCAGTTTGTCTTTGTCGATGCCATCGGTCAGATTGACCGTCAGCAATGGAATCACCTGGCTGCAGGCGCAGGCCCCTTTTTAGACTACGATTTTCTGCAATCCCTTGAACAGACCGATTGTGTGGGACAACACAGTGGTTGGCAACCCTGTCATCTGGTTGTCTATAACTCAGGCGCCTTTATTGCCGCCATGCCGCTTTATCAGAAAATACACAGCTATGGTGAATATGTATTTGATTTTGCATGGGCCGAAGCCTACCAGCGCCATGGCCTGCAGTATTATCCCAAATTGATCAGTGCCATTCCTTTTACTCCGGTAACAGGGCCAAGGCTACTGTGTGACCCGGCGCTGACATCACAGCTATGGCCAGCAGTAACAGAGCAGCTAAAGCAGTATTGCCTGCAACAGGGATTGTCTTCTGTGCATCTGCTGTTCACCGACGCACAAACCAGCAACACTCTGACTGAGCAGCAATTGCTAAGCCGCACCTCGGTACAATTTCACTGGTTTAATCGCGGCTATGGCAGTTTTGAGGACTTTGTTGCCACCTTTAATTCCCGTAAACGCAAAAACCTCAACAAAGAGCGGGCCAGATTAACACAGGCTGGCGTCACCTGCCGGCGACTCAACGGTGCCCAAATCAGCGAACAGGACATGCACGATTTTTACCTGTGCTACCGGCAAACCTATTTAAAACGCTCGGGCCACAGTGGCTATCTGACACCGGAGTTTTTTAACCTGCTGAGGGAAAAAATGGCTGATAACCTGTTGCTGGTACAGGCTGTAAGAGGCGACAAACTGCTGGCCTCAGCCCTGCTGCTGTTTGACGAGCACCACCTTTATGGTCGTTATTGGGGCGCTCTTGAGGAGGTAGACGGGCTGCATTTTGAAGTCTGTTACTATCAGGGTATCGAGTTTTGTATCCAGAATAATCTTAAACAGTTTAACCCAGGCACCCAGGGCGAACACAAGATCCAACGGGGCTTCGAGCCGGTCTATTGTTATTCTGCCCACTGGCTGGCACAGCCTGAGTTTCATCAGGCAGTGGCAGAATTTTTACAACATGAAGCCGCCCATATTCGTCACTATAAAACACAGGCCGCGACCTTACTGCCCTTCCGGAAACAGGCCGAATAG
- a CDS encoding alpha-amylase family glycosyl hydrolase has translation MACSTNQQVSQQATSPYEPKPYVKLTNPEWSKNAAIYEMNVRHYTPEGTFAAAQQHLPRLKELGVDIIWLMPIHEIGEKNRKGTLGSPYSVRDYYSVNPEFGTLEDLKAFINAAHARDMYVILDWVANHTAWDNPLVEQHPDWYERSWDGDFRPTPWWDWSDIIDLDYSKAEVREYMTKAMKYWVEEVGVDGFRADVAGFVPVDFWNNLRRELDLVKPVFMLAEWESRDLHAEAFDMTYAWSWTEAMLQIMEGHAPLSKLYVYYSWNESAFPKQAMRMTHVTNHDMNAWEGTMFENFGEGLEAAIVLSVIGEGMPLIYSGQEAGNDRRLAFFEKDLIEWKPHPIGDLYQHLLALKKKHTALWNGKWGATMVHVPNTAPEQVLSFVREDENSRIFAAINFSAEPQQVSFTDGPFQGSYTETFSGESLEINPQTQVSIPAWGYKVFIMSKGR, from the coding sequence ACCCCTGAGGGTACCTTTGCCGCCGCGCAGCAGCATTTGCCGAGACTGAAAGAACTTGGCGTGGATATTATCTGGCTGATGCCCATTCACGAAATCGGTGAGAAGAACCGCAAGGGCACACTCGGCAGCCCCTATTCAGTCAGAGATTACTACAGTGTGAATCCGGAGTTTGGCACCCTGGAGGATTTAAAGGCCTTTATCAACGCAGCCCATGCACGGGATATGTACGTGATCCTCGACTGGGTGGCCAACCATACCGCCTGGGACAATCCGCTGGTGGAGCAGCATCCTGACTGGTACGAACGTAGCTGGGACGGTGATTTCAGGCCCACCCCCTGGTGGGACTGGTCAGATATTATTGATCTCGATTACAGCAAGGCTGAGGTACGTGAATATATGACCAAAGCCATGAAATACTGGGTCGAAGAGGTGGGCGTAGACGGCTTCCGCGCCGATGTGGCCGGTTTTGTGCCGGTGGATTTCTGGAACAACCTTCGCCGCGAGCTGGATCTGGTCAAGCCGGTGTTTATGCTGGCAGAGTGGGAATCCCGCGACCTGCATGCCGAGGCTTTTGATATGACTTACGCCTGGAGCTGGACCGAAGCCATGCTGCAGATTATGGAAGGTCACGCGCCCTTAAGTAAGCTGTATGTGTATTATTCCTGGAATGAGAGCGCCTTTCCGAAACAGGCCATGCGTATGACCCATGTGACCAACCATGATATGAATGCCTGGGAAGGCACCATGTTTGAAAATTTTGGGGAGGGTCTGGAGGCAGCCATCGTGCTTTCTGTGATTGGCGAAGGCATGCCGCTGATCTACAGCGGTCAGGAAGCGGGTAACGACAGGCGACTGGCCTTTTTTGAAAAAGATCTGATTGAGTGGAAGCCTCATCCCATCGGTGATCTCTATCAACACCTGCTGGCCCTGAAAAAAAAACATACCGCGTTGTGGAATGGCAAATGGGGAGCCACCATGGTGCATGTACCCAATACTGCTCCGGAACAGGTGCTGAGCTTTGTGCGTGAAGATGAAAACAGTCGTATCTTTGCTGCGATTAATTTCTCTGCTGAGCCACAGCAGGTCAGTTTTACAGATGGGCCATTTCAGGGCTCTTATACAGAGACCTTTTCAGGCGAAAGCCTGGAGATAAACCCGCAGACGCAGGTCAGCATTCCGGCCTGGGGGTATAAGGTGTTTATAATGTCCAAAGGCCGTTAG